One Lacunisphaera limnophila DNA window includes the following coding sequences:
- a CDS encoding RsmB/NOP family class I SAM-dependent RNA methyltransferase — translation MSSPVLNNAARILKLVETGTPADQALRESLTQDRHYTAPAERRNVSRAVFTYFRWLRWLAPKDSHQKQLEAALALQERFNKTPSSFKPEALAARAVPAWLQAEMDVIPDAWLRQLQSEPALWIRAKAGTGVALTKKLSHITPAAQSPDALRYTGLTDLYRTKEFQAGEFEIQDLASQLVSLACAPRPGETWWDACAGEGGKTMHLADLMQNKGLLWASDRSVRRLAKLKDRAARAQVFNYRAAEWDGGAKLPTKAKFNGILVDAPCSGVGTWQRNPHARWTASPTDVRELAAVQANLLNHVAPAVKPGGRLIYSVCTLTRAETTAVAEAFAQSHPEFEPIPAWPGPAIKKDELRMKNDSPEILPSSFIPPPSLFLWPHDLNANGMFIAAWQRK, via the coding sequence GACCAGGCCCTGCGCGAGTCGCTCACCCAGGACCGCCACTACACGGCCCCTGCCGAACGCCGGAACGTCAGCCGCGCGGTGTTCACCTACTTCCGCTGGCTGCGCTGGCTCGCCCCGAAGGACTCCCACCAAAAACAACTCGAGGCCGCCCTCGCCCTGCAGGAACGTTTCAATAAAACCCCCTCGAGCTTCAAACCCGAGGCCCTCGCCGCCCGCGCCGTGCCGGCGTGGCTGCAGGCGGAGATGGACGTCATCCCCGACGCGTGGCTCCGCCAGCTTCAGTCCGAGCCCGCCCTCTGGATCCGCGCCAAGGCCGGTACCGGCGTCGCGCTCACGAAGAAGCTCAGCCACATCACGCCCGCCGCCCAATCCCCCGACGCCCTGCGCTACACCGGCCTCACCGACCTCTACCGCACCAAGGAATTCCAGGCCGGCGAATTTGAAATCCAGGACCTCGCCTCGCAACTAGTCAGCCTCGCCTGCGCGCCGCGGCCGGGTGAAACCTGGTGGGACGCGTGCGCCGGCGAGGGCGGCAAGACCATGCACCTCGCCGACCTCATGCAGAACAAGGGCCTGCTCTGGGCCAGCGACCGCTCGGTGCGCCGCCTCGCCAAGCTCAAGGATCGCGCCGCCCGCGCCCAGGTCTTCAACTACCGCGCCGCGGAATGGGACGGCGGCGCCAAGCTACCGACCAAGGCCAAATTCAACGGCATCCTCGTCGACGCCCCCTGCAGCGGTGTCGGCACCTGGCAGCGCAACCCGCACGCCCGCTGGACCGCCTCCCCCACCGACGTGCGCGAGCTCGCCGCCGTGCAGGCCAACCTCCTCAACCACGTCGCCCCCGCGGTCAAACCCGGTGGCCGCCTGATCTACTCGGTCTGCACCCTCACCCGCGCCGAGACCACCGCCGTGGCGGAGGCGTTTGCCCAAAGTCATCCCGAATTTGAACCGATTCCCGCCTGGCCCGGCCCGGCAATTAAGAAGGATGAATTAAGAATGAAGAATGATTCTCCGGAAATTCTTCCTTCTTCCTTCATCCCTCCTCCTTCGCTTTTCCTCTGGCCCCACGACCTGAACGCCAACGGCATGTTCATCGCCGCCTGGCAAAGAAAGTAG
- a CDS encoding alpha/beta hydrolase family protein: MHSGFQHLPIPEPTSGGSFPAIVQYPTTQPAAGVSIGPFNWEATLDATPAPGRFPVCLIAHGAGGSHLLYREIATHLARSGWIVVCPEAPRDNRNDNSLAYTDEAVTNRCRQLSQTLDALLGHPTFGPAANPQRVGLVGHSLGGCAALALAGGQPWSRNRTPIPVQPDPRFQAAVLLAPATGYYRGPDALARVSGRFLVLAGEKDDVTPAEAIRQDLRPLPAAAAGEFVVVRGAGHYSFLSPFPAMMRRPDFPPGQDPDGFDRPQFHTELPGLIESFLSRSLPDA; encoded by the coding sequence ATGCATTCCGGTTTCCAGCACCTGCCGATTCCCGAACCCACCTCCGGCGGCTCCTTCCCAGCCATCGTCCAATATCCCACGACCCAGCCCGCGGCCGGCGTGTCCATCGGACCCTTCAACTGGGAGGCGACCCTCGACGCTACGCCCGCCCCGGGCCGCTTTCCGGTCTGCCTGATCGCCCACGGCGCCGGCGGATCCCACCTGCTCTATCGCGAGATCGCCACCCACCTCGCCCGCTCGGGCTGGATCGTGGTGTGTCCGGAGGCCCCGCGCGACAACCGCAACGACAACTCCCTTGCTTACACCGACGAGGCGGTGACGAACCGATGCCGCCAACTCTCGCAAACCTTGGACGCCCTCCTCGGTCACCCGACCTTCGGCCCGGCGGCGAATCCCCAGCGCGTGGGCCTCGTGGGCCACTCCCTCGGCGGCTGTGCCGCGCTCGCCCTGGCCGGCGGCCAACCCTGGTCCCGCAACCGTACGCCCATTCCCGTCCAACCTGACCCGCGGTTCCAGGCCGCCGTGCTGCTGGCGCCGGCCACCGGCTACTACCGCGGCCCGGACGCCCTGGCCAGGGTCTCGGGCCGGTTCCTGGTCCTCGCCGGCGAAAAGGATGACGTGACGCCGGCCGAGGCCATCCGCCAGGACCTGCGCCCGCTGCCGGCGGCGGCCGCCGGCGAGTTCGTCGTCGTCCGCGGCGCGGGACATTACTCCTTCCTCAGCCCGTTTCCGGCGATGATGCGCCGCCCGGATTTTCCGCCCGGTCAGGATCCGGACGGCTTTGACCGGCCGCAGTTCCACACCGAGCTGCCCGGCTTGATCGAATCCTTTCTCAGCCGTTCGCTGCCGGACGCCTGA
- a CDS encoding GNAT family N-acetyltransferase, whose product MTFDPRPVLLEGRAVRLEPLAPAHAEGLLAAARDPVIFRHLLIPPFASVATVGAWIEEALRAQAAGTEVAYATVRCSDGRVVGSTRFIDIRRPHRGLEIGWTWLAPEAQRSAVNTEAKYLMLRQAFEGWGALRVQLKTDANNTQSRTAILRLGAVFEGILRKQLVRPHDGYQRDTAMFSITDQEWPAVKAGLLAKLAR is encoded by the coding sequence ATGACCTTTGATCCCCGCCCGGTTTTGCTGGAAGGCCGTGCCGTTCGCCTGGAACCGCTGGCCCCGGCGCACGCGGAGGGCCTCCTGGCGGCGGCCCGGGATCCGGTGATCTTCCGCCACCTGCTGATCCCGCCGTTTGCCTCGGTCGCGACGGTCGGGGCTTGGATCGAGGAGGCCCTGCGCGCGCAGGCGGCGGGCACGGAGGTGGCGTACGCCACGGTGCGCTGCAGCGACGGCCGCGTGGTCGGCTCGACCCGCTTCATCGACATCCGCCGGCCGCATCGCGGCCTCGAGATCGGCTGGACCTGGCTGGCGCCCGAGGCGCAGCGCAGCGCGGTCAACACCGAGGCCAAGTACCTCATGCTCCGGCAGGCCTTCGAGGGCTGGGGCGCGCTGCGCGTGCAGTTGAAGACCGACGCCAACAACACGCAGTCGCGGACCGCGATCCTGCGGCTGGGGGCGGTCTTCGAGGGCATCCTGCGCAAGCAGCTGGTCCGGCCGCACGACGGCTACCAACGCGACACGGCGATGTTCAGCATCACGGACCAGGAGTGGCCCGCCGTGAAGGCGGGGTTGCTGGCGAAACTGGCGCGGTGA
- a CDS encoding class I SAM-dependent methyltransferase, with amino-acid sequence MSPDPNLSKVTGATVRDDFNAINTVLHYTRAAHFIGLWKSELALIQRYFPDVNARLLEAGCGAGRVAVGLWHQGYRDVVAFDFASELVEQAENLAQEQGITGLTFLQADATRLDQCPAISDLSFDGVLFMFNGLMQIPGRESRRQAMRALHRACRPGAPFIYTTHDREDPADLKEWAKEAARWAKGEQNPRLLEFGDRYFTDDTGNTFMHLPDRKEVLEDMAATGWTHVFDATRNDLASETPKVRNFSDNCRFWVARK; translated from the coding sequence ATGAGTCCCGACCCTAACCTCAGCAAAGTCACGGGCGCCACCGTCCGCGACGACTTCAACGCCATCAACACGGTGCTCCACTACACGCGCGCCGCGCACTTCATCGGCCTGTGGAAATCCGAGCTGGCCCTCATCCAGCGCTATTTCCCCGACGTGAACGCCCGCCTGCTCGAGGCCGGTTGCGGCGCCGGCCGCGTGGCCGTGGGCCTCTGGCATCAAGGCTACCGCGACGTGGTCGCCTTCGACTTCGCCTCCGAGCTCGTCGAACAGGCCGAGAACCTCGCCCAGGAACAGGGCATCACCGGCCTCACCTTCCTCCAAGCCGACGCCACGCGGCTCGACCAATGTCCCGCCATAAGCGACCTGTCGTTCGACGGGGTCCTCTTCATGTTCAACGGCCTGATGCAGATTCCGGGACGCGAGAGCCGCCGCCAGGCGATGCGCGCGTTGCACCGCGCCTGCCGGCCGGGCGCGCCTTTCATCTACACGACCCACGACCGCGAGGACCCGGCCGACCTGAAGGAGTGGGCCAAGGAAGCCGCGCGCTGGGCCAAGGGGGAACAGAATCCCCGCCTGCTCGAGTTTGGTGACCGCTACTTCACCGACGACACTGGCAACACCTTCATGCACCTGCCCGACCGCAAGGAGGTGCTCGAGGACATGGCCGCCACCGGCTGGACCCACGTCTTCGATGCCACCCGCAACGATCTCGCCAGCGAAACCCCCAAGGTCCGCAATTTCTCCGACAACTGCCGCTTCTGGGTCGCCCGGAAATAA
- a CDS encoding thioredoxin family protein, translating into MKFLTTLALCALVATAHAADPEYPKQGPDLYDTQADGTAQIAAALTQAKAEHKHVLLKLGANWCIWCRRLSEAFHRHDAVAQKLAADYVVVLIDMNQRDGRKRNLAVNERYGNPIQNGYPVLLVLDADGNLLTTQETGALEDGGKGHDPEKILAFLRRWAPAR; encoded by the coding sequence ATGAAATTTCTGACCACCCTTGCCCTGTGCGCCCTCGTGGCCACGGCCCACGCCGCCGATCCGGAATACCCCAAGCAGGGACCCGACCTCTACGACACGCAGGCCGACGGCACCGCCCAGATCGCCGCCGCCCTGACGCAAGCCAAGGCGGAGCACAAGCACGTGCTCTTGAAGCTCGGCGCCAACTGGTGCATCTGGTGCCGCCGCCTCAGCGAAGCCTTCCACCGCCACGACGCCGTGGCACAGAAACTGGCCGCCGATTACGTCGTCGTGCTCATCGACATGAACCAGCGCGACGGCCGCAAGCGCAACCTCGCCGTCAACGAGCGCTACGGCAACCCCATCCAAAACGGCTACCCCGTGCTGCTCGTGCTCGACGCCGACGGCAACCTGCTCACCACCCAGGAAACCGGCGCGCTCGAGGACGGCGGTAAGGGTCATGACCCGGAGAAGATCCTCGCCTTCCTCCGGCGCTGGGCTCCGGCTCGCTGA
- a CDS encoding right-handed parallel beta-helix repeat-containing protein → MSPLHAHLPRRGHFLLWLIGCLTLGASLRGESAAAGERIRVPVAAAAGEVGIQAALAGLPPDGGVVELGAGVFTLTRPIVIARDDIELRGQGPATVLFLAPRANCPVVLVGSPATPVDRRVRRVTVRRLLMDGNRTEQQFECYGGPCDESHLTALRNNGLTIRGAEDILVEDVVTRRARSGGVVLEKDCRRVRIDRLEAYENEFDGLAAYETEDSDFTRLNLHHNRSAGFSFDWRFNRNRITDSIASDNGSQGIFMRDSNHNLFERVTLANNGEQGVFLAETRELPGTACRDNRFSGVTITGNGTQGIRVNDASCTPNRLEDSLVKDNRLEGISLAAAGQLEVVRPR, encoded by the coding sequence ATGAGCCCCCTCCACGCCCATCTCCCGCGCCGCGGGCACTTTCTCCTCTGGCTGATCGGGTGTCTTACGCTGGGGGCCAGCCTGCGGGGCGAATCGGCCGCGGCCGGCGAACGGATCCGGGTGCCGGTGGCCGCCGCCGCCGGCGAGGTGGGAATCCAGGCCGCGCTCGCCGGCCTGCCGCCGGACGGCGGCGTGGTCGAGCTGGGGGCGGGCGTCTTCACCCTGACGCGGCCGATCGTGATCGCGCGGGATGACATCGAGCTGCGCGGGCAGGGACCCGCCACCGTCCTTTTCCTGGCCCCGCGCGCGAATTGTCCGGTGGTCCTGGTGGGCAGCCCGGCCACCCCGGTCGACCGGCGCGTGCGGCGCGTGACGGTGCGGCGGCTGCTGATGGATGGCAACCGGACCGAGCAGCAGTTCGAGTGCTATGGCGGGCCCTGCGACGAGAGCCACCTGACCGCCCTGCGCAACAACGGCCTGACGATCCGGGGCGCGGAGGACATCCTCGTCGAGGACGTGGTCACCCGCCGGGCGCGTTCGGGCGGGGTGGTGCTGGAGAAGGATTGCCGCCGCGTGCGGATCGACCGGCTCGAGGCCTACGAGAACGAGTTTGACGGCCTCGCCGCCTATGAGACCGAGGACAGCGATTTCACGCGGCTGAACCTGCACCACAACCGCAGCGCGGGTTTTTCCTTCGACTGGCGCTTCAACCGCAATCGGATCACGGATTCCATCGCGAGCGACAACGGCAGCCAGGGCATCTTCATGCGCGACTCCAATCACAACCTGTTTGAGCGGGTCACGCTGGCCAACAACGGTGAGCAGGGCGTGTTTCTGGCGGAGACCCGCGAGCTCCCGGGCACGGCCTGCCGGGACAACCGTTTCAGCGGCGTCACGATCACCGGCAACGGCACGCAGGGCATCCGCGTCAACGACGCCTCCTGCACGCCGAACCGGCTGGAGGATTCGCTGGTGAAGGACAACCGGCTTGAGGGCATCAGCCTGGCGGCGGCCGGGCAGCTGGAGGTCGTGCGGCCGCGGTGA
- the hemA gene encoding glutamyl-tRNA reductase — protein METTTPLLFFIGASHHTAPLAVRERLALDATRAAALGARLQATPGVREFAFVNTCNRVELYGVASHADTLAGLRLAVAETTGCAPAELDGVLQQRHNHDVIAHLFAVASGLDSQIVGETEILGQVKGAYDAALARKWTGPVLNRVFQKTFQAAKHIRTHTRIGEGQISIASVAVDLAGKIYGDLAPVSVLVVGAGDIGLKTVQAFQSRGAKAITVASRTLSKAEEMAATAGGWAASMADLPEVLAAADIVASSTSAPGLVLTRELVAAAMKKRAARPLFLIDLALPRDIDPTAAELANVFLYNLDDLAKIAEQNLAQREAEVSRCHAILAERTAALWPQVAQSLTRP, from the coding sequence ATGGAGACCACCACGCCCCTCCTGTTCTTCATCGGCGCCAGCCACCACACCGCCCCGCTCGCGGTGCGGGAAAGACTCGCGCTCGACGCGACGCGCGCGGCCGCCCTCGGCGCCCGCCTGCAGGCCACGCCCGGCGTCCGCGAGTTCGCCTTCGTCAACACCTGCAACCGCGTCGAGCTGTATGGCGTCGCCTCGCACGCCGACACCCTCGCCGGCCTGCGCCTCGCCGTGGCCGAGACCACCGGCTGCGCCCCGGCCGAACTCGACGGCGTGCTCCAGCAGCGCCACAACCACGACGTCATCGCCCACCTCTTCGCCGTCGCCTCCGGTCTCGACTCCCAGATCGTGGGCGAGACCGAAATCCTCGGTCAGGTCAAGGGGGCCTACGATGCCGCCCTCGCCCGGAAGTGGACGGGCCCCGTGCTCAACCGCGTTTTCCAAAAAACCTTCCAGGCCGCCAAGCACATCCGCACCCACACGCGCATCGGTGAGGGCCAGATCAGCATCGCCAGCGTGGCCGTGGATCTCGCGGGCAAGATCTACGGCGACCTCGCCCCCGTCAGCGTGCTCGTCGTCGGCGCCGGCGACATCGGCCTCAAGACCGTGCAGGCCTTCCAGAGCCGCGGCGCGAAGGCGATCACCGTCGCCAGCCGCACCCTCTCCAAGGCCGAGGAAATGGCCGCCACGGCCGGCGGCTGGGCCGCCAGTATGGCCGACCTGCCCGAGGTCCTGGCCGCCGCCGACATCGTGGCCAGCTCGACCTCCGCGCCGGGCCTCGTGCTCACGCGCGAGCTCGTCGCCGCCGCCATGAAGAAGCGCGCCGCCCGCCCGCTCTTCCTGATCGACCTGGCGCTCCCCCGCGACATCGACCCCACGGCCGCCGAGCTCGCCAACGTCTTCCTCTACAACCTCGACGACCTCGCCAAGATCGCCGAGCAAAACCTCGCCCAGCGCGAGGCCGAGGTGAGCCGTTGCCACGCCATCCTTGCCGAGCGCACCGCCGCCCTCTGGCCGCAGGTCGCCCAGAGCCTGACCCGGCCTTGA
- a CDS encoding transposase yields the protein MHLPHLTPFSRHPLLFITCCTAGRKPLLASANAHALLESIWRKSAAIDGWYVGYYLLMPDHVHFFARPAHTAKLLSAWIKSWKSISSRRLMADGLTIAPVWQADYFDHFIRTSSSYREKCEYVKNNPVRKNLSLDSAGWPYQGTLHELKFENAG from the coding sequence ATGCACCTGCCTCATCTGACTCCGTTCAGCCGGCACCCGCTCCTGTTTATCACGTGCTGCACGGCCGGGCGGAAACCCCTGTTGGCGTCTGCTAACGCGCACGCGCTACTCGAATCCATCTGGCGCAAGTCGGCTGCCATCGATGGTTGGTATGTCGGATACTACCTTTTAATGCCCGACCATGTGCACTTCTTCGCGCGACCTGCCCACACCGCGAAGCTGCTGTCAGCTTGGATCAAAAGCTGGAAGTCCATAAGTTCCCGTCGGCTCATGGCGGATGGTCTGACGATCGCTCCAGTTTGGCAGGCTGACTATTTTGATCATTTCATCCGTACCTCTTCTTCGTACCGGGAAAAATGTGAGTACGTGAAAAACAATCCAGTGAGGAAGAATCTATCCCTCGACTCAGCCGGGTGGCCCTATCAGGGGACTCTGCACGAATTGAAGTTTGAGAATGCGGGGTGA
- a CDS encoding cytochrome C assembly family protein produces MSSLPTDRALLWLGALLYLAGFLTGLLALLRRSSATAPRAWLNSLLVAGWISQMAGLYVRGAAAGGCPLGNTFELVQFVAWSAMVVYFFVGTAFRVSLLGLFTAGYAATLAFVSLLIPQWDGARSMRIFGNNPWIELHAALAVFSYGVFGLLALTSIMQLLQNWSLKHKRLNGLFWFLPSVVQLDQINTRMLALGVLLLTISLGVGSVWFRQNMGSVDQAKLVVTVGVWAAYLGVFLLRWRTWLVSVRFAWVCLVMFILALLSLGPVNSSRNHAIVLTPDAR; encoded by the coding sequence ATGTCCTCGCTGCCCACCGACCGCGCCCTCCTTTGGCTCGGTGCCCTGCTCTACCTAGCCGGTTTTCTGACCGGCCTGCTGGCGCTGCTGCGGCGATCCTCCGCGACCGCCCCGCGCGCCTGGTTGAACTCCCTCCTCGTCGCCGGCTGGATCAGCCAGATGGCCGGCCTGTATGTCCGCGGCGCCGCCGCCGGCGGGTGCCCGCTCGGCAACACCTTCGAACTGGTCCAATTCGTCGCCTGGTCCGCCATGGTCGTGTATTTCTTCGTTGGCACCGCTTTCCGGGTCAGCCTCCTCGGCCTGTTTACCGCGGGTTACGCCGCCACCCTCGCCTTCGTGTCGCTCCTGATCCCGCAATGGGACGGCGCCCGGAGCATGCGGATCTTCGGCAATAATCCCTGGATCGAGCTCCACGCGGCCCTCGCCGTCTTCAGCTACGGCGTCTTCGGCCTGCTGGCCCTGACCTCCATCATGCAGCTCCTCCAGAACTGGAGCCTCAAGCACAAGCGCCTCAACGGCCTCTTCTGGTTCCTCCCGTCCGTGGTCCAGCTCGACCAGATCAACACCCGCATGCTGGCGCTGGGCGTGCTCCTCCTCACCATCTCCCTCGGGGTGGGCTCGGTCTGGTTCCGCCAGAACATGGGCTCGGTCGACCAGGCCAAGCTGGTCGTCACCGTCGGCGTATGGGCCGCCTACCTTGGTGTGTTCCTGCTGCGCTGGCGCACCTGGCTCGTCTCCGTGCGCTTCGCCTGGGTCTGCCTGGTCATGTTCATCCTGGCGCTGCTCTCGCTCGGGCCGGTGAACTCCAGCCGCAACCACGCCATCGTGCTCACCCCGGACGCCCGCTGA
- a CDS encoding alpha/beta hydrolase family protein: MIPPRFPSLLRFIAPLLGLFSLATAAPPPVSDFVKWPEVNEVRISENGRYVAFLTPSQVRFFDLNVYDTQTKESKKFDLGGDDVTDFFWIGGDRMVITTENRPNYRGRKQVFDVKQGKVTANLTYERQFFQLISSLRRDPNLFVARFFDDGRGSAGLAVISTRLRPKVMAGQDNSRFNVKEWIDLPKGEFHGAATDHEGEVRVAAVYSDKKLRFHYRAGPKEKWIELPFHYETTSVIGFTPDPDLLYVAHYAEEAKSSRLHRYRVSTGDFGPPLFEDATYAMNDAELFQVRQADGSVRTAALGYHRDLYTQLAIDPLFAEIQTAIQAKLPGRQNLIVDCDQAMQTFVVASSNGREPSRYVIYRHDTKAFLPLPAPTPWFKPAEMSVQRPIKFTARDGLVLEGYLSLPAPAADGSKPPLVVYAHGGPWARDTWGYNSDAQFLTSRGYAVFQPNYRGSTGYAKAVSKDDDFEFRKMHDDVTDGVKHLVAQGLVDGKRLAIYGGSFGGYLAVAGVAFEPDLYRCAVTFAGVFDWKQLVKQSWAQSDDDRFNYDRLLEKLGDPATQQERFQNISPIAHIAAVKAPVLVIHGKLDTTVEYQQSTRLLSELEQRKVPHEQLFFDTEFHGFSERENYQKFLTALEKFLAQHL, translated from the coding sequence ATGATCCCGCCCCGTTTCCCCTCCCTGTTGCGTTTCATCGCGCCCCTGCTGGGCCTCTTTTCCCTCGCGACCGCCGCCCCGCCGCCGGTCAGCGATTTTGTGAAATGGCCGGAGGTGAACGAAGTCCGCATCTCGGAAAACGGTCGCTATGTCGCCTTTCTCACCCCCAGCCAGGTCCGGTTCTTCGACCTCAACGTCTACGACACCCAAACCAAGGAATCGAAGAAGTTCGATCTCGGCGGCGACGACGTCACCGACTTTTTCTGGATCGGCGGCGACCGCATGGTGATCACCACCGAGAACCGGCCGAATTACCGCGGACGCAAGCAGGTCTTCGATGTCAAGCAGGGCAAGGTGACCGCCAACCTGACCTACGAGCGACAATTCTTCCAGCTCATCAGCAGCCTCCGCCGGGACCCGAATCTCTTTGTGGCCCGGTTCTTCGACGATGGCCGCGGCTCGGCCGGCCTCGCGGTCATCAGCACCCGGCTCCGCCCCAAGGTCATGGCCGGACAGGACAACTCCCGTTTCAACGTCAAGGAATGGATCGACCTCCCCAAGGGCGAGTTCCACGGGGCGGCCACCGACCACGAGGGTGAGGTCCGGGTCGCCGCCGTCTACTCCGACAAAAAACTCCGGTTCCACTACCGCGCCGGCCCGAAGGAGAAATGGATCGAACTCCCCTTCCACTACGAGACCACCAGCGTCATCGGTTTCACGCCCGATCCGGATCTGCTCTACGTCGCCCACTACGCCGAGGAGGCCAAAAGCAGCCGGTTGCATCGCTACCGCGTGAGCACCGGCGATTTTGGCCCGCCGCTCTTCGAGGACGCCACGTACGCCATGAACGACGCCGAGTTGTTCCAGGTCCGCCAGGCCGATGGCTCGGTCCGCACCGCCGCCCTCGGCTACCATCGTGATCTCTACACCCAGCTCGCGATCGATCCGCTCTTCGCCGAGATCCAGACCGCCATCCAGGCGAAGCTGCCCGGGCGGCAGAATCTCATCGTCGATTGCGACCAGGCCATGCAGACCTTCGTCGTCGCCTCGTCGAACGGGCGCGAACCCAGCCGCTATGTGATCTACCGGCATGACACCAAGGCCTTCCTGCCCCTCCCGGCCCCGACGCCCTGGTTCAAGCCCGCCGAGATGAGCGTGCAGCGCCCGATCAAGTTCACCGCCCGCGACGGGCTGGTACTCGAAGGCTACCTCTCCCTCCCCGCCCCGGCAGCCGACGGCAGCAAACCCCCTCTGGTGGTCTACGCCCACGGCGGCCCCTGGGCTCGCGACACCTGGGGCTACAACTCCGACGCCCAGTTCCTGACTTCCCGCGGTTATGCCGTCTTTCAACCCAACTACCGGGGCTCGACCGGTTACGCCAAGGCCGTCTCGAAGGACGATGATTTCGAGTTCCGCAAGATGCACGATGACGTGACCGACGGTGTGAAACACCTCGTCGCGCAGGGCCTCGTGGACGGAAAACGCCTCGCCATCTATGGCGGCAGTTTCGGCGGCTACCTCGCCGTCGCCGGCGTGGCCTTCGAACCCGATCTCTACCGCTGCGCCGTCACCTTCGCCGGGGTCTTCGACTGGAAGCAACTGGTGAAGCAATCCTGGGCCCAGTCCGACGACGACCGGTTCAACTACGACCGCCTGCTCGAGAAACTCGGCGACCCGGCCACCCAGCAGGAGCGCTTCCAGAACATCTCCCCCATCGCCCACATCGCCGCGGTCAAGGCGCCGGTGCTCGTGATCCATGGCAAGCTGGATACCACCGTGGAATACCAGCAGTCCACCCGCTTGCTCTCGGAGTTGGAGCAACGGAAGGTGCCGCACGAGCAGCTGTTTTTCGACACGGAGTTCCACGGCTTTTCCGAGCGGGAGAACTACCAGAAATTCCTCACCGCCCTGGAGAAATTCCTCGCCCAGCATCTCTGA
- a CDS encoding helix-turn-helix domain-containing protein: MNHYRQAVLRSLDTIEQGLRRPLALHALARRAGFSLWHFHRIFAEHTGESLGSYLRKRRLTAAAGELARSDRSVLDVALDYQFESHEAFTRAFKAAFDATPSEFRRTGKLAWLRTRPEITPARLHALPTQTTMKPRIVSLPALNLLGLSARFVPPLSPAADNLDVVPKLYERFCPLIPGLPAMLDQYIYGAARYPTDRAGANPDEREYLASINVAAGTKPKKPLVLWSIPAGTYACFTHRGPIARFGETIHYVFGTWLPRSKFIHGDGPNLDRQDERFGDGGPDSEFDFLIPVKPKPARRQ; the protein is encoded by the coding sequence ATGAACCACTACCGCCAGGCCGTCCTCCGCAGCCTCGACACCATCGAGCAGGGGCTCCGCCGCCCGCTGGCGCTGCACGCGCTGGCCCGCCGCGCCGGCTTTTCCCTCTGGCATTTTCACCGTATCTTCGCCGAGCACACCGGCGAGTCCCTCGGCTCCTACCTGCGCAAGCGCCGCCTCACCGCCGCGGCTGGGGAACTCGCCCGGTCGGACCGCAGCGTGCTCGATGTGGCCCTCGACTACCAGTTCGAGTCCCACGAGGCCTTCACCCGCGCCTTCAAGGCCGCGTTCGATGCCACCCCGAGCGAGTTTCGCCGCACCGGCAAGCTGGCCTGGCTGCGCACCCGCCCGGAAATCACCCCCGCCCGCCTCCACGCCCTCCCCACCCAGACCACGATGAAACCCCGGATCGTCTCCCTCCCCGCCCTAAATCTGCTCGGCTTGAGCGCCCGCTTCGTGCCGCCGCTGTCCCCCGCGGCCGACAACCTCGACGTGGTGCCCAAACTCTACGAACGCTTCTGCCCGCTCATCCCCGGCCTCCCGGCCATGCTGGACCAATATATCTACGGCGCGGCCCGCTACCCCACGGATCGCGCCGGCGCGAATCCGGACGAGCGCGAATACCTGGCCTCCATCAACGTCGCCGCGGGCACCAAGCCAAAAAAACCGCTGGTGCTCTGGTCGATCCCCGCCGGCACCTACGCCTGCTTCACCCACCGCGGCCCCATCGCCCGGTTCGGCGAAACCATCCACTACGTCTTCGGCACCTGGCTGCCGCGCTCCAAATTCATCCACGGGGACGGCCCCAACCTCGACCGCCAGGACGAGCGTTTCGGCGACGGCGGCCCCGACAGCGAATTCGATTTCCTGATCCCGGTGAAACCCAAACCCGCGCGCCGGCAGTAG